Proteins co-encoded in one Streptomyces sp. SLBN-31 genomic window:
- a CDS encoding carbonic anhydrase, which translates to MSDVFPSGPHEAYDLLLAGNRRFAAGTPLHPNQDAARRADLTSTQRPFAVLLGCSDSRLAAEIIFDQGLGDLFVVRTAGHAAGPEVLGSIEYGVSVLDCPLVVVLGHDACGAVAATRAAVTEGRAAPGYLRDVIERVTPSVLAAHAAGASEDEEFIATHVRHTVDFVMDRSRELADQVARGRTAVVGLTYRLADGSAHPVTARGLDLPADHPGAASRAEVG; encoded by the coding sequence ATGAGCGATGTCTTCCCTTCCGGCCCGCACGAGGCCTACGACCTGCTCCTGGCGGGCAACCGCCGCTTCGCCGCCGGCACGCCCCTGCACCCCAACCAGGACGCCGCCCGCCGCGCCGATCTGACCTCCACCCAACGCCCGTTCGCCGTGCTCCTCGGCTGCTCCGACTCCCGGCTGGCCGCCGAGATCATCTTCGACCAGGGGCTGGGAGACCTGTTCGTCGTCCGCACCGCCGGACACGCCGCGGGTCCGGAGGTGCTCGGCAGCATCGAGTACGGGGTGAGTGTGCTGGACTGCCCGCTGGTCGTGGTCCTCGGTCACGACGCCTGCGGAGCGGTCGCCGCGACCAGGGCAGCCGTGACGGAGGGCAGGGCCGCGCCCGGCTACCTGCGGGACGTGATAGAGCGGGTGACCCCGAGCGTGCTGGCCGCTCACGCCGCCGGTGCGAGCGAGGACGAGGAGTTCATCGCCACCCACGTGCGGCACACGGTCGACTTCGTCATGGACCGCTCCCGGGAACTCGCCGACCAGGTCGCCCGCGGACGCACCGCCGTGGTGGGTCTGACCTACCGGCTGGCCGACGGCAGCGCCCACCCGGTCACCGCCCGCGGCCTGGACCTCCCGGCCGACCACCCCGGCGCCGCCTCACGAGCCGAGGTCGGCTGA
- a CDS encoding lytic transglycosylase domain-containing protein encodes MSPISVRGFAVASASAVTAVGSVVGVASGSAAQTGGAEAGAADATLLADIPAGQQAQVQTASLNMQADAQAVQADAGARKEAEAAARKAAARTAAAKKEAAKRAETKSAASRGAGVSLQRTYTVAELQALARQIVPSGQYQCFSNIVERESSWNMHALNASSGAYGLVQALPASKYATVGADWQTNPATQIKWGLNYMNAAYGSPCDAWAFWQVHHAY; translated from the coding sequence GTGAGCCCGATCTCGGTCCGCGGATTCGCGGTGGCCTCGGCGTCCGCGGTCACCGCCGTCGGAAGCGTCGTCGGCGTCGCCTCGGGCAGTGCCGCGCAGACAGGCGGCGCCGAGGCCGGCGCGGCCGACGCGACCCTCCTCGCGGACATACCCGCGGGCCAGCAGGCCCAGGTGCAGACCGCCTCCCTGAACATGCAGGCCGACGCACAGGCCGTGCAGGCGGACGCCGGCGCCAGGAAAGAGGCCGAGGCGGCCGCCCGTAAGGCCGCCGCCAGGACGGCCGCGGCGAAGAAGGAAGCCGCGAAGCGCGCCGAGACCAAGAGCGCCGCCAGTCGTGGCGCCGGTGTGTCCCTCCAGCGGACGTACACCGTGGCCGAGCTCCAGGCGCTCGCCCGGCAGATCGTGCCCAGCGGGCAGTACCAGTGCTTCAGCAACATCGTGGAGCGCGAGTCCAGCTGGAACATGCACGCCCTGAACGCCTCCTCCGGCGCCTACGGCCTCGTCCAGGCCCTGCCCGCCTCCAAGTACGCCACGGTCGGCGCCGACTGGCAGACGAACCCCGCCACCCAGATCAAGTGGGGGCTCAACTACATGAACGCCGCCTACGGCAGCCCCTGCGACGCCTGGGCCTTCTGGCAGGTCCACCACGCGTACTGA
- a CDS encoding sensor histidine kinase, whose amino-acid sequence MTNAHKHASATRAEVVLDYGPLALRVTVTDDGRPGASEATGGGHGPVGMRERATAIGGSVTAGPRPGSVTAGPRPGGGFRFVAELPLSLAPSTL is encoded by the coding sequence CTGACCAACGCCCACAAGCACGCGTCCGCGACCCGGGCCGAGGTGGTCCTGGACTACGGTCCGCTCGCGCTGCGGGTCACCGTCACCGACGACGGACGCCCCGGCGCGTCCGAGGCCACGGGCGGCGGCCACGGCCCGGTCGGCATGCGGGAGCGGGCCACCGCCATCGGCGGCAGCGTCACCGCAGGCCCGCGGCCCGGCAGCGTCACCGCGGGCCCGCGGCCCGGGGGCGGCTTCCGGTTCGTCGCCGAACTGCCGCTGTCCCTCGCCCCCTCCACGCTCTGA
- a CDS encoding sensor histidine kinase — translation MTSVTFDDAGGLGPLVARLARAGQRLRQADRARPWALDTAVVVVVFALFCVPDLLRATGAVTGGDGPHRLRLALTDLPLPATLALQAGLVLPLLWRRRRPPATFGVITAVFLLQWSLGAGLRADIALFIALYSLALHGRLRQLPWACAAVAGAMTVVALRVAHAVSVWDALFFLLSTATAALALGLTVRIRRAQLAGLRERAARLEIERDQRGRLAVATERARVAREMHDIVGHNLSVIITLADAGRYATDLAPERGKEALRLIGDTGRQALGELRRVLGVLRETSDASPAGPALSPQPGLADIDALCAGVRAAGLEVVYRTAGDVEALDSGVQLTVYRIVQEALTNTLKHAGPDTRVHLAVLVEDTSLTIRVRDSGPALLPGPPGEEGHGLVGLRERAALYGGTVSAGPVPGGGWSVRATLDLTPQGGAR, via the coding sequence GTGACATCCGTGACCTTCGACGACGCCGGCGGCCTGGGGCCGCTGGTCGCCCGCCTCGCACGGGCCGGCCAGCGGCTGCGGCAGGCCGACCGCGCCCGCCCCTGGGCGCTGGACACCGCGGTCGTGGTCGTGGTCTTCGCGCTGTTCTGCGTGCCGGACCTGCTGCGCGCCACGGGCGCGGTCACCGGCGGCGACGGACCGCACCGGCTGCGCCTCGCCCTCACCGACCTGCCCCTGCCGGCGACGCTGGCGCTACAGGCCGGGCTCGTACTGCCCCTGCTCTGGCGGCGCCGACGGCCGCCGGCGACGTTCGGCGTCATCACGGCCGTGTTCCTGCTCCAGTGGTCCCTGGGCGCCGGGCTGCGCGCGGACATCGCCCTGTTCATCGCCCTCTACAGCCTGGCGCTGCACGGGCGGCTGCGGCAACTGCCGTGGGCCTGCGCGGCGGTGGCGGGCGCCATGACCGTGGTCGCGCTCCGCGTGGCCCACGCGGTGTCCGTCTGGGACGCCCTGTTCTTCCTGCTGAGCACGGCGACCGCGGCGCTCGCGCTCGGCCTGACGGTGCGCATCCGCCGGGCCCAGCTCGCCGGGCTGCGCGAGCGGGCCGCCCGGCTGGAGATCGAGCGCGACCAGCGCGGCAGACTCGCGGTCGCCACCGAACGGGCACGCGTGGCCCGCGAGATGCACGACATCGTCGGCCACAACCTGTCCGTCATCATCACCCTCGCCGACGCCGGCCGATACGCCACCGACCTTGCCCCCGAACGCGGCAAGGAGGCCCTGCGGCTCATCGGCGACACCGGCCGGCAGGCGCTGGGCGAACTACGGCGCGTCCTCGGTGTGCTCCGCGAGACCTCCGACGCCTCCCCCGCCGGGCCCGCGCTCAGCCCGCAGCCCGGCCTCGCGGACATCGACGCCCTGTGCGCCGGCGTGCGCGCCGCGGGCCTGGAGGTCGTCTACCGCACCGCCGGAGACGTCGAAGCGCTGGACAGCGGCGTGCAGTTGACGGTGTACCGGATCGTGCAGGAAGCCCTCACCAACACCCTGAAGCACGCCGGGCCCGACACCCGGGTGCACCTGGCCGTCCTCGTGGAGGACACCTCCTTGACCATCCGGGTCCGCGACAGCGGCCCCGCCCTGCTGCCCGGACCGCCGGGCGAGGAAGGACACGGGCTGGTGGGCCTGCGCGAACGAGCGGCACTCTACGGCGGAACCGTCAGCGCCGGCCCGGTGCCCGGCGGCGGCTGGAGCGTGCGGGCCACGCTCGACCTCACCCCGCAGGGAGGCGCGCGGTGA
- a CDS encoding sodium:calcium antiporter — MGSLSSPVLLLLFVLSAAVIWYAGIKLSDTTDVLAERLHLGSALGGLILLAVATNLPEIAITVSAALAGQLDVAVGNILGGIAIQTVVLAVLDAAGTRPRAPLTRVAASLQLVLEGALVVVVLAVVVMGTQLSPSLHAGRLAPASVAIAALWVIGLVLLNRAGRGLPWREGGDAPDSQPEPRGHSRGKKEKDATDKGMHTGRAGLIFGAAALATLVAGVVVERSGEEFFARQGLSGVLFGATVLAAATSLPEVSTGLTSTKLGDHQLAISDIFGGNAFLPVLFLQATVISGKPVLPAAHDTDIYLTALGIILTVTYMAGLVFRPRRQYARMGIDSVTAVVIYLVGIAGLATIAT; from the coding sequence ATGGGATCTCTGAGCTCTCCGGTTCTGCTGTTGTTGTTCGTCCTGAGCGCGGCCGTCATCTGGTACGCGGGCATCAAACTGTCCGACACCACCGACGTCCTCGCCGAGCGTCTTCACCTGGGCAGTGCGCTGGGCGGGCTGATCCTCCTCGCCGTCGCGACCAACCTGCCCGAGATCGCCATCACCGTCTCGGCGGCCCTGGCGGGCCAGTTGGACGTCGCCGTCGGCAACATCCTCGGCGGCATCGCCATCCAGACCGTCGTCCTGGCCGTCCTCGACGCCGCGGGGACCCGTCCGCGCGCCCCGCTGACCCGCGTCGCCGCCAGCCTCCAGCTCGTCCTGGAGGGCGCCCTCGTGGTGGTGGTCCTGGCCGTGGTCGTCATGGGCACCCAGCTCTCGCCCAGCCTGCACGCCGGCCGGCTGGCTCCGGCATCCGTGGCGATCGCCGCCCTGTGGGTGATCGGGCTCGTACTGCTGAACCGGGCCGGTCGCGGGCTGCCGTGGCGGGAGGGCGGCGACGCCCCGGACAGCCAGCCCGAACCGCGCGGCCACTCCCGGGGGAAGAAGGAGAAGGACGCCACCGACAAGGGTATGCACACCGGCCGCGCCGGGCTGATCTTCGGTGCGGCGGCCCTCGCGACGCTGGTCGCCGGAGTGGTCGTCGAACGCAGCGGCGAGGAGTTCTTCGCCCGTCAGGGGCTGAGCGGTGTGCTGTTCGGCGCGACCGTCCTGGCCGCGGCCACCTCCCTGCCCGAGGTCAGCACCGGCCTGACCTCCACCAAACTCGGCGACCACCAGCTCGCCATCAGCGACATCTTCGGCGGCAACGCCTTCCTCCCCGTGCTGTTCCTCCAGGCCACGGTCATCTCCGGCAAGCCCGTCCTGCCCGCCGCGCACGACACCGACATCTATCTCACCGCCCTCGGCATCATCCTCACCGTCACCTACATGGCGGGACTCGTCTTCCGCCCCCGCCGGCAGTACGCGCGGATGGGCATCGACAGCGTCACGGCCGTCGTCATCTACCTGGTGGGAATCGCCGGCCTGGCCACCATCGCCACCTGA
- a CDS encoding ATP-binding cassette domain-containing protein, with the protein MIEARQLTKRYGETTAVDGLDFVVKPGTVTGFLGPNGAGKSTTMRMIVGLDAPTAGSVTVNGRPYARHRAPLQEVGALLEAKSIHPGRSAHNHLRSLALTHGIPRRRVDEVIDLAGLGSVARKRAGAFSLGMGQRLGIAAALLGDPQTVMLDEPVNGLDPEGVLWIRNLLTTLAEEGRTVFVSSHLMSEMALVADHLIIVGRGRLLADTTVRDLVRRAGGDTVTVKTQDPARLREALAGPGVDITGHVGSEELQVTGVTAREIGLKAAEHGIALFELSPRTVSLEQAFMDLTRDAVEYHGTTATAENPGRAA; encoded by the coding sequence ATGATCGAGGCACGGCAACTCACCAAACGGTACGGCGAGACGACGGCCGTCGACGGGCTGGACTTCGTCGTGAAACCGGGCACCGTCACCGGCTTCCTGGGGCCCAACGGCGCCGGCAAGTCCACCACCATGCGCATGATCGTCGGGCTGGACGCCCCGACCGCCGGGTCCGTGACGGTCAACGGCCGCCCCTACGCCCGGCACCGCGCGCCGCTGCAGGAGGTGGGGGCGCTGCTGGAGGCCAAGTCGATCCACCCGGGGCGCTCGGCCCACAACCACCTCAGGTCGCTGGCGCTGACCCACGGCATCCCCCGCCGCCGCGTCGACGAGGTCATCGACCTCGCCGGCCTGGGCAGCGTGGCCCGCAAGCGGGCCGGCGCCTTCTCCCTCGGCATGGGACAGCGGCTCGGCATCGCGGCCGCGCTGCTCGGCGACCCGCAGACGGTGATGCTGGACGAACCGGTCAACGGCCTGGACCCCGAAGGCGTGCTGTGGATCCGCAACCTGCTGACCACCCTCGCCGAGGAGGGCCGCACGGTCTTCGTGTCCTCGCACCTTATGAGCGAGATGGCACTCGTCGCCGACCACCTGATCATCGTCGGCCGGGGGCGGCTGCTGGCCGACACCACCGTGCGGGACCTGGTCCGCCGGGCGGGCGGCGACACCGTGACGGTCAAGACCCAGGACCCGGCACGGCTGCGCGAGGCGCTGGCCGGACCCGGCGTCGACATCACGGGACACGTCGGCTCCGAAGAGCTCCAGGTCACCGGGGTCACCGCCCGCGAGATCGGCCTGAAGGCGGCCGAGCACGGCATCGCCCTGTTCGAGCTCAGCCCCCGCACGGTGTCGCTGGAGCAGGCATTCATGGACCTGACCAGGGACGCGGTGGAGTACCACGGCACCACGGCCACCGCAGAAAACCCCGGGAGGGCGGCATGA
- the arsM gene encoding arsenite methyltransferase, giving the protein MNEQSTDLREAVRRRYAAAAVKVTEGAAACCGPEPVEVGDDFGSTLYPTDERDALPVEAVAASLGCGNPTAVAELRAGERVLDLGSGGGIDVLLSARRVGPTGKAYGLDMTDEMLQLAVANAAKAGATNVEFLKGTIEAIPLPADTVDVVISNCVINLSTDKAAVFAETFRVLRPGGRIGVSDIVADDTLTVEQRGERGDYVGCIAGALSFAEYRAGLEAAGFTDIEITPTHPVADGMHSAIVRAVKPAESRS; this is encoded by the coding sequence ATGAACGAGCAGTCCACCGATCTGCGCGAAGCGGTACGTCGCCGGTACGCGGCGGCAGCCGTCAAGGTCACCGAGGGCGCGGCCGCCTGTTGCGGACCCGAGCCGGTCGAGGTCGGCGACGACTTCGGCTCCACGCTGTACCCCACGGACGAGCGCGACGCCCTGCCGGTGGAGGCCGTCGCCGCCTCCCTCGGCTGCGGCAATCCCACCGCCGTCGCCGAACTGCGCGCGGGCGAACGCGTGCTGGACCTCGGCTCCGGCGGCGGCATCGACGTCCTGCTGTCCGCCCGCCGTGTCGGTCCGACCGGCAAGGCGTACGGGCTGGACATGACCGACGAGATGCTCCAACTCGCCGTGGCCAACGCGGCGAAGGCGGGCGCGACGAACGTGGAGTTCCTCAAGGGCACCATCGAGGCGATCCCGCTGCCCGCGGACACCGTCGACGTGGTGATCTCGAACTGCGTCATCAACCTGTCCACGGACAAGGCCGCCGTGTTCGCGGAGACCTTCCGCGTGCTGCGGCCCGGCGGCCGGATCGGCGTCTCCGACATCGTCGCGGACGACACCCTCACCGTCGAGCAGCGCGGCGAGCGCGGCGACTACGTCGGCTGCATCGCCGGCGCCCTGTCGTTCGCCGAATACCGGGCGGGCCTAGAGGCCGCCGGGTTCACCGACATCGAGATCACCCCGACCCACCCGGTCGCCGACGGCATGCACTCCGCCATCGTCCGGGCGGTCAAGCCTGCCGAGAGCAGGTCGTAG
- a CDS encoding diaminopropionate ammonia-lyase: protein MSDDSLPPHAPSWYARPAARTWRCEPAPADVRCFHRSLPDHAPTPLTELPALAAEFGVGRVFVKDESCRLGLPAFKALGASWAVHRALAERAAEGTEPGPVTLVAATDGNHGRAVARMAHLHGHAAHVFVPRGLHPQAVAAIAAEGARVTEVAGPYDEAVRMAAKAATAPGTLLIQDTGLPGYERIPRWIVEGYSTLCAETDEQLTAAGAAEGPDLVALPVGVGSLAQAVVTHYRSRPSGRAPALLSVEPETAACVLRSLTLGRPVTVPTGETVMAGLNCGTPSGIAWPHLLAGLDAAIAITDADCARAAADLAASGVSSGPCGAAALAGLRAALTGTGAAERRTALGLGPASVVVLLSTEGTAANPGRPTAC from the coding sequence GTGTCCGACGACTCTCTGCCTCCCCACGCGCCCTCCTGGTACGCGCGACCCGCTGCCCGCACCTGGCGGTGCGAGCCCGCACCCGCCGACGTACGGTGCTTCCACCGCTCGCTGCCCGACCACGCCCCCACCCCGCTGACCGAACTCCCCGCACTGGCCGCGGAGTTCGGAGTCGGCCGCGTCTTCGTCAAGGACGAGTCGTGCCGGCTGGGACTGCCCGCGTTCAAGGCGCTGGGCGCGTCCTGGGCGGTGCACCGTGCCCTCGCCGAGCGGGCCGCGGAGGGCACGGAACCCGGCCCGGTCACCCTGGTGGCGGCCACCGACGGCAACCACGGCCGTGCCGTGGCCCGCATGGCACACCTTCACGGGCACGCCGCCCACGTCTTCGTCCCCCGGGGCCTGCATCCGCAGGCCGTGGCGGCCATCGCCGCCGAAGGGGCCCGGGTCACCGAGGTCGCCGGCCCGTACGACGAGGCCGTGCGCATGGCGGCGAAGGCGGCCACCGCGCCGGGCACCCTCCTGATCCAGGACACCGGCCTGCCGGGCTACGAGCGGATCCCGCGCTGGATCGTCGAGGGGTACTCCACCCTCTGCGCCGAGACCGACGAGCAGCTGACCGCCGCGGGGGCCGCCGAAGGCCCCGACCTCGTCGCGCTGCCCGTGGGCGTGGGGTCTTTGGCCCAAGCGGTGGTGACCCACTACCGCAGCCGCCCTTCCGGTCGGGCCCCGGCGCTGCTGTCGGTGGAGCCGGAGACCGCGGCCTGCGTCCTGCGCAGCCTCACCCTGGGCCGGCCCGTCACCGTGCCCACGGGCGAGACCGTGATGGCCGGCCTCAACTGCGGCACACCGTCCGGCATCGCCTGGCCCCACCTGCTGGCGGGGCTGGACGCCGCGATCGCCATCACCGACGCCGACTGCGCCCGCGCCGCCGCCGACCTCGCCGCTTCGGGTGTCTCCTCGGGGCCCTGCGGTGCCGCGGCGCTCGCCGGTCTGCGGGCGGCGCTCACCGGCACCGGCGCCGCGGAACGCCGTACGGCACTGGGGCTCGGGCCGGCCTCGGTCGTCGTACTGCTGAGCACCGAGGGCACGGCCGCCAACCCGGGAAGGCCGACGGCGTGCTGA
- a CDS encoding helix-turn-helix transcriptional regulator, giving the protein MSKQAVGGSHRAAPVHTDPADVSVLTALSAVADPVRLKLIRELAGSAEWTRSCGSFDVPVGKAALSHHFSVLRGAGLVEQRDEGSRRVNRLRRQEFDARFPGLLDLVLRADTD; this is encoded by the coding sequence ATGTCGAAGCAGGCTGTGGGCGGCAGTCACCGGGCTGCGCCGGTGCACACGGATCCCGCGGACGTGTCCGTGCTGACCGCGCTGTCCGCGGTCGCCGACCCCGTGCGTCTCAAGCTCATCCGCGAACTCGCGGGCTCCGCGGAGTGGACCCGAAGCTGCGGAAGCTTCGACGTACCCGTCGGCAAGGCGGCGCTCAGCCACCACTTCTCCGTCCTGCGCGGCGCCGGCCTGGTCGAACAGCGCGACGAAGGGTCGCGGCGGGTCAACCGGCTGCGCCGCCAGGAGTTCGACGCGCGCTTCCCCGGCCTGCTCGACCTCGTGCTGCGCGCCGACACGGACTGA
- a CDS encoding response regulator transcription factor — MTTVLIVDDQHLQRYGFRILLESVPETDVVGEAAHGAEAVRKAAELRPDVVLMDVRMPGMDGIEATRRIVASGDRSRILVLTTFDLDEYVHAALRAGASGFLLKDARPEELLAGIRAVAAGDAVIAPALTRRILDEYARHRPVRPGDPAEDPRLSTLTDREREILEAVGRGWTNGEIAAHFVLSESTVKTHVGRVLAKIGARDRIQAVIFAYDIGLARPNEV, encoded by the coding sequence GTGACCACCGTGCTCATCGTCGACGACCAGCACCTGCAGCGCTACGGCTTCCGCATCCTGCTGGAATCGGTCCCGGAGACCGACGTGGTCGGCGAGGCCGCGCACGGCGCCGAGGCCGTCCGCAAGGCCGCCGAACTGCGGCCCGACGTGGTGCTGATGGACGTACGGATGCCCGGCATGGACGGCATCGAGGCCACCCGCCGCATCGTCGCCTCCGGCGACCGCTCCCGCATCCTGGTGCTGACCACGTTCGACCTCGACGAGTACGTCCACGCCGCCCTGCGCGCCGGAGCCAGCGGCTTCCTCCTCAAGGACGCACGCCCGGAGGAACTCCTCGCCGGCATTCGCGCCGTGGCCGCGGGCGACGCCGTCATCGCCCCCGCCCTCACCCGCCGCATCCTCGACGAGTACGCCCGGCACCGGCCCGTCCGCCCCGGCGACCCCGCCGAGGACCCCAGACTGAGCACCCTGACCGACCGGGAACGCGAGATCCTCGAGGCCGTCGGCAGGGGCTGGACCAACGGCGAGATCGCCGCGCACTTCGTGCTGTCCGAGTCCACCGTCAAGACCCACGTCGGCCGCGTCCTGGCGAAGATCGGCGCCCGTGACCGCATCCAGGCCGTGATCTTCGCCTACGACATCGGACTCGCCCGCCCCAACGAGGTATGA
- a CDS encoding TetR/AcrR family transcriptional regulator yields the protein MNPRERRAARHLPPKTEAVAGPRPRRRRDPITVEQVVDTALGMIAAEGYDALTMRRLAGALDTGPASLYAHVVNKADLDELLIGRLCAELVLPAPDPEAWREQAHGVCAQIRDQYLKYPGISRAALAMAPTDLETMRVSEGLLAILLAGGVAPQAAAWAIDALLLYVAAYCLETSIASLRAADDDAVWVVDRAELLRRFAALPAETFPHTTRHAAELTAGEGHDRFDFTLRLMIDGLARH from the coding sequence GTGAACCCCAGAGAGCGACGCGCGGCACGTCACCTGCCGCCGAAGACCGAGGCCGTAGCGGGCCCCAGGCCCCGGCGCCGCAGGGACCCGATCACCGTCGAGCAGGTCGTCGACACCGCGCTGGGCATGATCGCCGCCGAGGGCTACGACGCCCTGACCATGCGGCGACTGGCCGGTGCCCTCGACACCGGTCCCGCGTCGCTCTACGCCCACGTCGTCAACAAGGCCGATCTCGACGAGCTGCTCATCGGCCGGCTGTGCGCCGAACTGGTCCTGCCCGCGCCCGATCCGGAGGCCTGGCGGGAGCAGGCCCACGGCGTGTGCGCCCAGATCCGCGACCAGTACCTGAAGTACCCGGGCATCTCCCGAGCCGCGCTCGCCATGGCCCCCACGGACCTCGAGACCATGCGTGTCAGCGAGGGGCTGCTGGCGATCCTGCTCGCCGGCGGCGTCGCTCCGCAGGCCGCCGCGTGGGCCATCGACGCGCTCCTGCTGTACGTGGCCGCCTACTGCCTGGAGACCTCGATCGCCAGCCTGCGCGCGGCCGACGACGACGCCGTCTGGGTCGTCGACCGCGCCGAGCTGCTGCGGCGGTTCGCGGCCCTGCCCGCCGAGACCTTCCCCCACACCACCCGCCACGCCGCCGAACTCACCGCGGGCGAGGGCCACGACCGGTTCGACTTCACCCTCCGCCTGATGATCGACGGCCTGGCACGCCACTGA
- a CDS encoding response regulator transcription factor — MTIRVLLADDQALLRGTFRLLIDAQPDMEVVAEAAHGGEAVRLARSERADIVVMDIRMPEVDGIEATRLIGRDEDLAGVKVLALTTFEEDEFVIEALRAGASGFLGKGVEPARLLDAIRLLDAIRLVTAGEALLSPAATRGLVARVLDQPSTGDLVDPERLATLTPREREVMTLVAQDLSNDEIAERLFVTPVTAKTHANRAMTKLGARDRARLVVIAYESGLVRAGRRADPGTASTG, encoded by the coding sequence ATGACGATTCGTGTCCTGCTCGCCGACGACCAGGCCCTGCTGCGCGGCACCTTCCGGCTGCTCATCGACGCCCAGCCGGACATGGAGGTCGTCGCGGAGGCCGCCCACGGCGGGGAGGCGGTCCGGCTGGCCCGTTCGGAACGGGCCGACATCGTGGTGATGGACATCCGGATGCCCGAGGTCGACGGCATCGAGGCGACCCGCCTCATCGGCCGGGACGAGGACCTGGCCGGCGTCAAGGTCCTCGCCCTGACCACCTTCGAGGAGGACGAGTTCGTCATCGAGGCCCTCCGGGCGGGCGCGAGCGGATTCCTCGGCAAGGGTGTCGAACCGGCGCGGCTCCTCGACGCCATCCGCCTCCTCGACGCCATCCGCCTGGTCACCGCCGGAGAGGCGCTGCTGTCGCCCGCGGCCACCAGGGGGCTCGTCGCCCGCGTGCTCGACCAGCCCTCGACGGGCGACCTCGTCGACCCCGAGCGCCTGGCCACGCTCACTCCCCGGGAGCGCGAGGTGATGACGCTGGTGGCCCAGGACCTGTCCAACGACGAGATCGCCGAACGTCTCTTCGTCACCCCGGTCACCGCCAAGACCCATGCCAACCGGGCCATGACCAAACTCGGCGCCCGCGACCGGGCCCGACTCGTCGTCATCGCCTACGAGAGCGGTCTGGTGCGCGCCGGGCGGCGCGCGGACCCGGGGACGGCCTCCACCGGGTGA
- a CDS encoding ABC transporter permease yields the protein MSTVTATTDTTGTPPTTTPRPAYRVTTGGVLRSEWAKLWSLRSTWITLALGVLFLVAFGLIAATRYKSGYTSGTLNRDFASSTGVELSLFGTNFAQLALGVLGVLITAGEYSTGMIRSTLAAVPRRLPVLWSKAALYGAVVLVVGTAGAFVAFRIGSGILSGTPAAMSLSHAGVVRSLFGAGLYLGLVGVIGAALGMLLRSVAGGISVLVATLMLIPGLVTLLPSSWQDDISPYLPGNAGQAMYALTHDATTLSPGAGLWVFLGWTALALAGAAYRLVRTDV from the coding sequence ATGAGCACCGTCACCGCGACCACGGACACCACCGGAACACCGCCCACCACCACCCCGCGGCCCGCCTACCGGGTCACCACCGGGGGAGTGCTGCGCTCGGAGTGGGCCAAGCTGTGGTCCCTGCGCTCGACCTGGATCACGCTCGCCCTCGGCGTGCTCTTCCTGGTCGCGTTCGGGCTCATCGCGGCCACCCGCTACAAGTCGGGCTACACCTCCGGCACCCTGAACAGGGACTTCGCCAGCTCCACGGGCGTGGAACTGTCCCTGTTCGGCACGAACTTCGCCCAACTGGCCCTGGGCGTCCTCGGCGTCCTGATCACCGCGGGCGAGTACTCCACCGGGATGATCCGCTCGACCCTGGCCGCCGTGCCACGCCGCCTGCCCGTGCTGTGGTCCAAGGCGGCCCTCTACGGCGCGGTCGTGCTCGTCGTCGGCACCGCCGGCGCGTTCGTCGCCTTCCGGATCGGCAGCGGCATCCTCTCCGGCACACCGGCCGCCATGAGCCTGTCGCACGCCGGAGTCGTCCGCAGCCTGTTCGGGGCCGGGCTCTACCTCGGCCTGGTCGGAGTGATCGGCGCGGCCCTCGGCATGCTGCTGCGCTCGGTCGCCGGCGGGATCTCCGTACTGGTCGCCACCCTGATGCTGATCCCCGGCCTGGTGACGCTGCTGCCCAGTTCCTGGCAGGACGACATCAGCCCCTACCTGCCGGGCAACGCCGGTCAGGCGATGTACGCCCTCACGCACGACGCCACCACCCTCTCGCCCGGCGCCGGACTGTGGGTCTTCCTCGGCTGGACGGCCCTCGCACTGGCCGGCGCGGCGTACCGGCTGGTGCGCACCGACGTGTGA